In one Parambassis ranga chromosome 6, fParRan2.1, whole genome shotgun sequence genomic region, the following are encoded:
- the nbr1a gene encoding NBR1 autophagy cargo receptor a isoform X1 has protein sequence MGLPVTIKVNFRGNVKRFLAQDLDKLEWESVEAWIKASFGINHFQVKYFDEDNEEICINSQDEYEEAIKSAEKQGNQLHMNVYKMKGQACGGPLKAEVKELKGDLRPAPPYPSRVKTVDKGTQVTPERDAVTVKENKGNKPEDEPPPMWFRSYMEKFKDEVVKEVVERMCTDFSGQCCTHKASEGPLEPSGASGGLIGPRPGPSTSNGSLGYTPNCSSCNKLTSEGAYKCSVCPSCILCETCRHSHDPSHSLVRTKTPLSIPEHGMSGELRFPRRGDRTVRKAERQRLKAERRQLRAEVKEIKKKLRLEKRGLQWSGPSTSGRANLTNMASASTQAPAPPPPAASDTASGPAPAPAPDPQASSPEGPGASHTSLVPTMAALFLDENLPDGTRLEPDTKFIKYWKMRNSGTIGWTSETKLMFMWGNLGLAAEEKREVPVPSLLPGQVGVVSVAFEAPLMEGTYTSHWRLAHCGCQFGPRVWCSIVVDSGDGRHPPGHQSKRPRAEVKQAECSGDSAVPDLHHEDYCFPSVELLTAQDLLSFELLDINIVQELEKVPNNTPVDLTPCISPLPHDAPVTEKAVTAQVKGDTQEVSGVRKIFGVNLRPQREAEPVTQEEEREEEISGAQFLCETVIRSLTLEEAPDPRPLRRAQHRPPGEEVSDRHHTQTQTPPALSAPVCPDTACGGPSICTERKERTQDRQEEETRTVLLLEHESQQPSNGEHEDTAPMKDDAEQRREGGAKGEDWDEVSSQTSSVSSCDDYIIVLPDCFDTSRPLRESMYSSTESQPDTAAAVTSVSAQQDSEEREEQTDLWPLPVPPVHSSVNQMLCTSQTLDAVTLTPEVVALPVRPPPALYSPRSEALYLAEDPSPPACDPYEPQQPRVPLSVSSGLSRSAGSASSAFETYTPRPSKALQPRGQGGLTEGLVKGALSVAASAYKALFTGPNCSIQRGIDPAARQHPSMMAMLLEMGFRDQRLNQRLLRKHGYSLLHTVNELVQMAEDRQSAAANPQH, from the exons ATGGGGCTCCCCGTGACCATCAAGGTGAACTTCCGCGGGAACGTGAAGAGGTTCCTGGCGCAGGATCTGGACAAGCTGGAGTGGGAGTCCGTGGAAGCCTGG ATTAAAGCTTCGTTCGGGATCAACCACTTCCAGGTGAAATACTTTGATGAGGACAACGAGGAG ATCTGCATCAACAGTCAAG ACGAATATGAAGAAGCCATCAAG aGTGCAGAGAAGCAGGGGAACCAGCTGCACATGAACGTGTACAAGATGAAGGGTCAGGCCTGTGGCGGCCCGCTGAAGGCCGAGGTGAAGGAGCTGAAAGGAGACCTCCGTCCTGCTCCTCCGTACCCGTCACGAGTCAAAACTGTGGACAAAGGCACACAGGTCACCCCGGAGCGAGACGCT GTAACGGTGAAAGAAAACAAGGGGAACAAGCCGGAGGATGAGCCGCCTCCCATGTGGTTCAGGTCCTACATGGAGAAG TTTAAGGATGAGGTGGTGAAGGAGGTCGTGGAGCGGATGTGCACTGACTTTTCCGGTCAGTGTTGCACCCACAAAGCCTCTGAGGGGCCCCTGGAGCCCAGCGGGGCCAGCGGCGGTCTTATTGGACCCAGACCTGGACCCTCCACCTCCAATGGATCACTGGGCTACACCccaaactgcagcagctgcaacaAACTCACCTCTGAAGGAGCCTACAAGTGCAG tgtgtgtccaTCCTGCATCCTGTGCGAGACGTGCAGACACAGCCACGACCCGAGCCACAGCCTGGTGAGGACCAAGACGCCGCTCTCCATCCCCGAACACGGAATGTCAGGAGAGTTAAG GTTCCCACGGCGAGGAGACAGGACAGTGCGCAAGGCCGAGCGACAGCGCCTCAAAGCTGAGCGAAGGCAGCTGAGAGCCGAAGTGAAGGAAATCAAGAAGAAGCTGAGGCTGGAGAAGAGGGGGCTGCAGTGGAGCGGGCCCTCTACCTCAGGCAGAGCCAACCTGACTAACATGGCCTCCGCCTCCACCCAGGCCCCAGCCCCGCCCCCTCCCGCTGCCTCAGACACAGCCTCAGGTCCCGCCCCGGCCCCGGCCCCTGATCCCCAGGCCTCCAGTCCAGA GGGTCCCGGGGCCTCGCACACGTCCTTGGTGCCCACTATGGCTGCCTTGTTTCTGGATGAAAATCTGCCTGACGGCACCCGTCTGGAGCCTGACACCAAGTTCATCAAATACTGGAAGATGAGGAACTCGGGAACAATCGGCTGGACCTCAGAGACTAAG CTGATGTTCATGTGGGGGAACCTCGGCCTGGCGGCGGAGGAGAAGCGGGAGGTGCCGGTGCCGTCGCTGCTGCCCGGACAGGTGGGAGTGGTCAGTGTGGCCTTCGAGGCTCCTTTGATGGAGGGGACGTACACCTCCCACTGGCGGCTGGCGCACTGCGGGTGCCAGTTCGGCCCACGCGTCTGGTGCAGCATCGTGGTGGACTCGGGGGACGGCCGCCACCCGCCGGGGCATCAGAGCAAACGACCG AGGGCGGAGGTGAAGCAGGCGGAGTGCTCCGGAGACAGCGCTGTCCCTGACCTGCACCATGAGGACTACTGCTTCCCGTCTGTGGAGCTGCTGACTGCACAG GACCTGCTGTCCTTCGAGCTGCTGGACATCAATATTGTCCAAGAGCTGGAAAAGGTTCCTAACAACACTCCTGTGG ATCTGACGCCCTGCATATCTCCTCTTCCACATGATGCACCAGTCACGGAGAAGGCCGTCACTGCACAGGTCAAAGGCGACACACAGGAGGTCAGCGGAGTCCGAAAGATTTTTG gAGTCAACCTAAGGCCGCAGAGGGAGGCCGAGCCCGTGacccaggaggaggagagggaggaggagatcaGCGGGGCTCAGTTCCTCTGTGAGACCGTCATCCGCTCCCTGACTTTGGAGGAAGCCCCTGACCCCCGACCCCTCCGCAGGGCCCAGCACAGACCGCCAGGCGAAGAGGTGTCCGACCGccaccacacacagactcagactccGCCTGCTCTTTCAGCCCCAGTCTGCCCCGACACAGCATGCGGCGGGCCGAGCATCTGCactgagaggaaggagaggacgcaggacagacaggaggaggagacgaggaCAG TCCTGCTGCTGGAGCACGAGAGTCAACAGCCGTCCAACGGCGAGCATGAGGACACCGCGCCAATGAAGGATGATGCAGAGCAGAGACGGGAGGGTGGAGCCAAAGGGGAGGACTGGGATGAG gTCAGCAGTcagacctcctctgtctcctcctgcgATGATTACATCATCGTCCTCCCAGACTGCTTTGACACCAGCCGTCCTCTGAGGGAGTCCATGTACAGCTCCACTGAATCACAGCcggacactgctgctgctgtgacctcCGTCAGTGCTCAGCAGGACagcgaggagagagaggagcagacgGATCTGTGGCCTCTGCCTGTCCCCCCTGTCCACAGCAGTGTGAACCAGATGCTGTGCACCTCACAGACTCTGGACGCTGTGACACTCACACCTGAGGTGGTGGCCTTACCTGTCCGGCCCCCGCCGGCCCTCTACTCTCCAAG GTCTGAGGCACTGTACCTGGCTGAGGACCCCAGCCCTCCAGCCTGTGACCCTTATGAGCCACAGCAGCCCCGGGTCCCCCTGAGCG TATCATCAGGTCTGTCGAGGTCTGCAGGCTCAGCATCCAGTGCCTTTGAGACTTATACCCCCAGACCCAGCAAGGCGCTGCAGCCCAG GGGCCAAGGAGGCCTCACAGAGGGGCTGGTGAAAGGCGCCCTGTCTGTGGCCGCGTCTGCGTACAAAGCTCTCTTCACCGGACCAAACTGCTCCATACAG cgGGGCATCGACCCGGCGGCCCGCCAACACCCCTCCATGATGGCCATGCTGCTGGAGATGGGCTTCAGAGACCAGCGGCTCAACCAGCGCCTGCTGAGGAAGCACGGGTACAGCCTGCTGCACACCGTCAACGAGCTGGTGCAGATGGCCGAGGACCGGCAGAGCGCGGCAGCTAACCCGCagcactga
- the nbr1a gene encoding NBR1 autophagy cargo receptor a isoform X2: MGLPVTIKVNFRGNVKRFLAQDLDKLEWESVEAWIKASFGINHFQVKYFDEDNEEICINSQDEYEEAIKSAEKQGNQLHMNVYKMKGQACGGPLKAEVKELKGDLRPAPPYPSRVKTVDKGTQVTPERDAVTVKENKGNKPEDEPPPMWFRSYMEKFKDEVVKEVVERMCTDFSGQCCTHKASEGPLEPSGASGGLIGPRPGPSTSNGSLGYTPNCSSCNKLTSEGAYKCSVCPSCILCETCRHSHDPSHSLVRTKTPLSIPEHGMSGELRFPRRGDRTVRKAERQRLKAERRQLRAEVKEIKKKLRLEKRGLQWSGPSTSGRANLTNMASASTQAPAPPPPAASDTASGPAPAPAPDPQASSPEGPGASHTSLVPTMAALFLDENLPDGTRLEPDTKFIKYWKMRNSGTIGWTSETKLMFMWGNLGLAAEEKREVPVPSLLPGQVGVVSVAFEAPLMEGTYTSHWRLAHCGCQFGPRVWCSIVVDSGDGRHPPGHQSKRPRAEVKQAECSGDSAVPDLHHEDYCFPSVELLTAQDLLSFELLDINIVQELEKVPNNTPVDLTPCISPLPHDAPVTEKAVTAQVKGDTQEVSGVRKIFVNLRPQREAEPVTQEEEREEEISGAQFLCETVIRSLTLEEAPDPRPLRRAQHRPPGEEVSDRHHTQTQTPPALSAPVCPDTACGGPSICTERKERTQDRQEEETRTVLLLEHESQQPSNGEHEDTAPMKDDAEQRREGGAKGEDWDEVSSQTSSVSSCDDYIIVLPDCFDTSRPLRESMYSSTESQPDTAAAVTSVSAQQDSEEREEQTDLWPLPVPPVHSSVNQMLCTSQTLDAVTLTPEVVALPVRPPPALYSPRSEALYLAEDPSPPACDPYEPQQPRVPLSVSSGLSRSAGSASSAFETYTPRPSKALQPRGQGGLTEGLVKGALSVAASAYKALFTGPNCSIQRGIDPAARQHPSMMAMLLEMGFRDQRLNQRLLRKHGYSLLHTVNELVQMAEDRQSAAANPQH; this comes from the exons ATGGGGCTCCCCGTGACCATCAAGGTGAACTTCCGCGGGAACGTGAAGAGGTTCCTGGCGCAGGATCTGGACAAGCTGGAGTGGGAGTCCGTGGAAGCCTGG ATTAAAGCTTCGTTCGGGATCAACCACTTCCAGGTGAAATACTTTGATGAGGACAACGAGGAG ATCTGCATCAACAGTCAAG ACGAATATGAAGAAGCCATCAAG aGTGCAGAGAAGCAGGGGAACCAGCTGCACATGAACGTGTACAAGATGAAGGGTCAGGCCTGTGGCGGCCCGCTGAAGGCCGAGGTGAAGGAGCTGAAAGGAGACCTCCGTCCTGCTCCTCCGTACCCGTCACGAGTCAAAACTGTGGACAAAGGCACACAGGTCACCCCGGAGCGAGACGCT GTAACGGTGAAAGAAAACAAGGGGAACAAGCCGGAGGATGAGCCGCCTCCCATGTGGTTCAGGTCCTACATGGAGAAG TTTAAGGATGAGGTGGTGAAGGAGGTCGTGGAGCGGATGTGCACTGACTTTTCCGGTCAGTGTTGCACCCACAAAGCCTCTGAGGGGCCCCTGGAGCCCAGCGGGGCCAGCGGCGGTCTTATTGGACCCAGACCTGGACCCTCCACCTCCAATGGATCACTGGGCTACACCccaaactgcagcagctgcaacaAACTCACCTCTGAAGGAGCCTACAAGTGCAG tgtgtgtccaTCCTGCATCCTGTGCGAGACGTGCAGACACAGCCACGACCCGAGCCACAGCCTGGTGAGGACCAAGACGCCGCTCTCCATCCCCGAACACGGAATGTCAGGAGAGTTAAG GTTCCCACGGCGAGGAGACAGGACAGTGCGCAAGGCCGAGCGACAGCGCCTCAAAGCTGAGCGAAGGCAGCTGAGAGCCGAAGTGAAGGAAATCAAGAAGAAGCTGAGGCTGGAGAAGAGGGGGCTGCAGTGGAGCGGGCCCTCTACCTCAGGCAGAGCCAACCTGACTAACATGGCCTCCGCCTCCACCCAGGCCCCAGCCCCGCCCCCTCCCGCTGCCTCAGACACAGCCTCAGGTCCCGCCCCGGCCCCGGCCCCTGATCCCCAGGCCTCCAGTCCAGA GGGTCCCGGGGCCTCGCACACGTCCTTGGTGCCCACTATGGCTGCCTTGTTTCTGGATGAAAATCTGCCTGACGGCACCCGTCTGGAGCCTGACACCAAGTTCATCAAATACTGGAAGATGAGGAACTCGGGAACAATCGGCTGGACCTCAGAGACTAAG CTGATGTTCATGTGGGGGAACCTCGGCCTGGCGGCGGAGGAGAAGCGGGAGGTGCCGGTGCCGTCGCTGCTGCCCGGACAGGTGGGAGTGGTCAGTGTGGCCTTCGAGGCTCCTTTGATGGAGGGGACGTACACCTCCCACTGGCGGCTGGCGCACTGCGGGTGCCAGTTCGGCCCACGCGTCTGGTGCAGCATCGTGGTGGACTCGGGGGACGGCCGCCACCCGCCGGGGCATCAGAGCAAACGACCG AGGGCGGAGGTGAAGCAGGCGGAGTGCTCCGGAGACAGCGCTGTCCCTGACCTGCACCATGAGGACTACTGCTTCCCGTCTGTGGAGCTGCTGACTGCACAG GACCTGCTGTCCTTCGAGCTGCTGGACATCAATATTGTCCAAGAGCTGGAAAAGGTTCCTAACAACACTCCTGTGG ATCTGACGCCCTGCATATCTCCTCTTCCACATGATGCACCAGTCACGGAGAAGGCCGTCACTGCACAGGTCAAAGGCGACACACAGGAGGTCAGCGGAGTCCGAAAGATTTTTG TCAACCTAAGGCCGCAGAGGGAGGCCGAGCCCGTGacccaggaggaggagagggaggaggagatcaGCGGGGCTCAGTTCCTCTGTGAGACCGTCATCCGCTCCCTGACTTTGGAGGAAGCCCCTGACCCCCGACCCCTCCGCAGGGCCCAGCACAGACCGCCAGGCGAAGAGGTGTCCGACCGccaccacacacagactcagactccGCCTGCTCTTTCAGCCCCAGTCTGCCCCGACACAGCATGCGGCGGGCCGAGCATCTGCactgagaggaaggagaggacgcaggacagacaggaggaggagacgaggaCAG TCCTGCTGCTGGAGCACGAGAGTCAACAGCCGTCCAACGGCGAGCATGAGGACACCGCGCCAATGAAGGATGATGCAGAGCAGAGACGGGAGGGTGGAGCCAAAGGGGAGGACTGGGATGAG gTCAGCAGTcagacctcctctgtctcctcctgcgATGATTACATCATCGTCCTCCCAGACTGCTTTGACACCAGCCGTCCTCTGAGGGAGTCCATGTACAGCTCCACTGAATCACAGCcggacactgctgctgctgtgacctcCGTCAGTGCTCAGCAGGACagcgaggagagagaggagcagacgGATCTGTGGCCTCTGCCTGTCCCCCCTGTCCACAGCAGTGTGAACCAGATGCTGTGCACCTCACAGACTCTGGACGCTGTGACACTCACACCTGAGGTGGTGGCCTTACCTGTCCGGCCCCCGCCGGCCCTCTACTCTCCAAG GTCTGAGGCACTGTACCTGGCTGAGGACCCCAGCCCTCCAGCCTGTGACCCTTATGAGCCACAGCAGCCCCGGGTCCCCCTGAGCG TATCATCAGGTCTGTCGAGGTCTGCAGGCTCAGCATCCAGTGCCTTTGAGACTTATACCCCCAGACCCAGCAAGGCGCTGCAGCCCAG GGGCCAAGGAGGCCTCACAGAGGGGCTGGTGAAAGGCGCCCTGTCTGTGGCCGCGTCTGCGTACAAAGCTCTCTTCACCGGACCAAACTGCTCCATACAG cgGGGCATCGACCCGGCGGCCCGCCAACACCCCTCCATGATGGCCATGCTGCTGGAGATGGGCTTCAGAGACCAGCGGCTCAACCAGCGCCTGCTGAGGAAGCACGGGTACAGCCTGCTGCACACCGTCAACGAGCTGGTGCAGATGGCCGAGGACCGGCAGAGCGCGGCAGCTAACCCGCagcactga
- the nbr1a gene encoding NBR1 autophagy cargo receptor a isoform X3: MGLPVTIKVNFRGNVKRFLAQDLDKLEWESVEAWIKASFGINHFQVKYFDEDNEEICINSQDEYEEAIKSAEKQGNQLHMNVYKMKGQACGGPLKAEVKELKGDLRPAPPYPSRVKTVDKGTQVTPERDAVTVKENKGNKPEDEPPPMWFRSYMEKFKDEVVKEVVERMCTDFSGQCCTHKASEGPLEPSGASGGLIGPRPGPSTSNGSLGYTPNCSSCNKLTSEGAYKCSVCPSCILCETCRHSHDPSHSLVRTKTPLSIPEHGMSGELRFPRRGDRTVRKAERQRLKAERRQLRAEVKEIKKKLRLEKRGLQWSGPSTSGRANLTNMASASTQAPAPPPPAASDTASGPAPAPAPDPQASSPEGPGASHTSLVPTMAALFLDENLPDGTRLEPDTKFIKYWKMRNSGTIGWTSETKLMFMWGNLGLAAEEKREVPVPSLLPGQVGVVSVAFEAPLMEGTYTSHWRLAHCGCQFGPRVWCSIVVDSGDGRHPPGHQSKRPRAEVKQAECSGDSAVPDLHHEDYCFPSVELLTAQDLLSFELLDINIVQELEKVPNNTPVVTEKAVTAQVKGDTQEVSGVRKIFGVNLRPQREAEPVTQEEEREEEISGAQFLCETVIRSLTLEEAPDPRPLRRAQHRPPGEEVSDRHHTQTQTPPALSAPVCPDTACGGPSICTERKERTQDRQEEETRTVLLLEHESQQPSNGEHEDTAPMKDDAEQRREGGAKGEDWDEVSSQTSSVSSCDDYIIVLPDCFDTSRPLRESMYSSTESQPDTAAAVTSVSAQQDSEEREEQTDLWPLPVPPVHSSVNQMLCTSQTLDAVTLTPEVVALPVRPPPALYSPRSEALYLAEDPSPPACDPYEPQQPRVPLSVSSGLSRSAGSASSAFETYTPRPSKALQPRGQGGLTEGLVKGALSVAASAYKALFTGPNCSIQRGIDPAARQHPSMMAMLLEMGFRDQRLNQRLLRKHGYSLLHTVNELVQMAEDRQSAAANPQH, from the exons ATGGGGCTCCCCGTGACCATCAAGGTGAACTTCCGCGGGAACGTGAAGAGGTTCCTGGCGCAGGATCTGGACAAGCTGGAGTGGGAGTCCGTGGAAGCCTGG ATTAAAGCTTCGTTCGGGATCAACCACTTCCAGGTGAAATACTTTGATGAGGACAACGAGGAG ATCTGCATCAACAGTCAAG ACGAATATGAAGAAGCCATCAAG aGTGCAGAGAAGCAGGGGAACCAGCTGCACATGAACGTGTACAAGATGAAGGGTCAGGCCTGTGGCGGCCCGCTGAAGGCCGAGGTGAAGGAGCTGAAAGGAGACCTCCGTCCTGCTCCTCCGTACCCGTCACGAGTCAAAACTGTGGACAAAGGCACACAGGTCACCCCGGAGCGAGACGCT GTAACGGTGAAAGAAAACAAGGGGAACAAGCCGGAGGATGAGCCGCCTCCCATGTGGTTCAGGTCCTACATGGAGAAG TTTAAGGATGAGGTGGTGAAGGAGGTCGTGGAGCGGATGTGCACTGACTTTTCCGGTCAGTGTTGCACCCACAAAGCCTCTGAGGGGCCCCTGGAGCCCAGCGGGGCCAGCGGCGGTCTTATTGGACCCAGACCTGGACCCTCCACCTCCAATGGATCACTGGGCTACACCccaaactgcagcagctgcaacaAACTCACCTCTGAAGGAGCCTACAAGTGCAG tgtgtgtccaTCCTGCATCCTGTGCGAGACGTGCAGACACAGCCACGACCCGAGCCACAGCCTGGTGAGGACCAAGACGCCGCTCTCCATCCCCGAACACGGAATGTCAGGAGAGTTAAG GTTCCCACGGCGAGGAGACAGGACAGTGCGCAAGGCCGAGCGACAGCGCCTCAAAGCTGAGCGAAGGCAGCTGAGAGCCGAAGTGAAGGAAATCAAGAAGAAGCTGAGGCTGGAGAAGAGGGGGCTGCAGTGGAGCGGGCCCTCTACCTCAGGCAGAGCCAACCTGACTAACATGGCCTCCGCCTCCACCCAGGCCCCAGCCCCGCCCCCTCCCGCTGCCTCAGACACAGCCTCAGGTCCCGCCCCGGCCCCGGCCCCTGATCCCCAGGCCTCCAGTCCAGA GGGTCCCGGGGCCTCGCACACGTCCTTGGTGCCCACTATGGCTGCCTTGTTTCTGGATGAAAATCTGCCTGACGGCACCCGTCTGGAGCCTGACACCAAGTTCATCAAATACTGGAAGATGAGGAACTCGGGAACAATCGGCTGGACCTCAGAGACTAAG CTGATGTTCATGTGGGGGAACCTCGGCCTGGCGGCGGAGGAGAAGCGGGAGGTGCCGGTGCCGTCGCTGCTGCCCGGACAGGTGGGAGTGGTCAGTGTGGCCTTCGAGGCTCCTTTGATGGAGGGGACGTACACCTCCCACTGGCGGCTGGCGCACTGCGGGTGCCAGTTCGGCCCACGCGTCTGGTGCAGCATCGTGGTGGACTCGGGGGACGGCCGCCACCCGCCGGGGCATCAGAGCAAACGACCG AGGGCGGAGGTGAAGCAGGCGGAGTGCTCCGGAGACAGCGCTGTCCCTGACCTGCACCATGAGGACTACTGCTTCCCGTCTGTGGAGCTGCTGACTGCACAG GACCTGCTGTCCTTCGAGCTGCTGGACATCAATATTGTCCAAGAGCTGGAAAAGGTTCCTAACAACACTCCTGTGG TCACGGAGAAGGCCGTCACTGCACAGGTCAAAGGCGACACACAGGAGGTCAGCGGAGTCCGAAAGATTTTTG gAGTCAACCTAAGGCCGCAGAGGGAGGCCGAGCCCGTGacccaggaggaggagagggaggaggagatcaGCGGGGCTCAGTTCCTCTGTGAGACCGTCATCCGCTCCCTGACTTTGGAGGAAGCCCCTGACCCCCGACCCCTCCGCAGGGCCCAGCACAGACCGCCAGGCGAAGAGGTGTCCGACCGccaccacacacagactcagactccGCCTGCTCTTTCAGCCCCAGTCTGCCCCGACACAGCATGCGGCGGGCCGAGCATCTGCactgagaggaaggagaggacgcaggacagacaggaggaggagacgaggaCAG TCCTGCTGCTGGAGCACGAGAGTCAACAGCCGTCCAACGGCGAGCATGAGGACACCGCGCCAATGAAGGATGATGCAGAGCAGAGACGGGAGGGTGGAGCCAAAGGGGAGGACTGGGATGAG gTCAGCAGTcagacctcctctgtctcctcctgcgATGATTACATCATCGTCCTCCCAGACTGCTTTGACACCAGCCGTCCTCTGAGGGAGTCCATGTACAGCTCCACTGAATCACAGCcggacactgctgctgctgtgacctcCGTCAGTGCTCAGCAGGACagcgaggagagagaggagcagacgGATCTGTGGCCTCTGCCTGTCCCCCCTGTCCACAGCAGTGTGAACCAGATGCTGTGCACCTCACAGACTCTGGACGCTGTGACACTCACACCTGAGGTGGTGGCCTTACCTGTCCGGCCCCCGCCGGCCCTCTACTCTCCAAG GTCTGAGGCACTGTACCTGGCTGAGGACCCCAGCCCTCCAGCCTGTGACCCTTATGAGCCACAGCAGCCCCGGGTCCCCCTGAGCG TATCATCAGGTCTGTCGAGGTCTGCAGGCTCAGCATCCAGTGCCTTTGAGACTTATACCCCCAGACCCAGCAAGGCGCTGCAGCCCAG GGGCCAAGGAGGCCTCACAGAGGGGCTGGTGAAAGGCGCCCTGTCTGTGGCCGCGTCTGCGTACAAAGCTCTCTTCACCGGACCAAACTGCTCCATACAG cgGGGCATCGACCCGGCGGCCCGCCAACACCCCTCCATGATGGCCATGCTGCTGGAGATGGGCTTCAGAGACCAGCGGCTCAACCAGCGCCTGCTGAGGAAGCACGGGTACAGCCTGCTGCACACCGTCAACGAGCTGGTGCAGATGGCCGAGGACCGGCAGAGCGCGGCAGCTAACCCGCagcactga